In uncultured Bacteroides sp., the following proteins share a genomic window:
- a CDS encoding HU family DNA-binding protein, producing the protein MSVKYSVVERGNPRRLTDPKKFYAQAQGSGEMDFDSMCEDVSNRCTATKADISASISGALITIQQSLRKGEVVRFGDFGSFQVGVRSNGADTQKEFSVGLIKGARITFRPGKLLTNMLKTLDYSQVAKLPVKVAAATGA; encoded by the coding sequence ATGAGCGTAAAGTATTCAGTTGTAGAAAGAGGTAATCCAAGAAGACTAACAGATCCTAAAAAGTTTTATGCACAGGCACAAGGTAGCGGAGAGATGGATTTTGATTCCATGTGTGAAGATGTTTCCAACCGCTGTACGGCAACAAAAGCGGATATTTCTGCCTCAATTTCGGGCGCATTGATCACTATCCAGCAAAGTCTGCGTAAAGGAGAAGTTGTCCGTTTTGGTGATTTTGGAAGTTTTCAAGTAGGTGTCCGTAGTAACGGAGCAGATACCCAAAAGGAATTCAGTGTGGGGCTTATCAAAGGAGCCAGAATTACCTTTCGTCCGGGGAAACTGCTCACTAATATGCTGAAAACCCTTGATTATAGCCAGGTGGCTAAACTGCCAGTGAAGGTTGCTGCAGCCACTGGAGCATAA
- a CDS encoding BT4734/BF3469 family protein gives MKSITVFSGFNKPLGNKDMREFLREVKNGRYRAEVEKIRSLIREGEEDEAQRLKKLLASVTICALYIGGRRDVNLTEYCGMVVLDIDDLSPEEVIRLRALIEADSHTFACFVSPGGLGLKLLVRVSRKDGSLPDKLDEIKSFHKEMYNKVMRYYTVITGAAVDVSGKDVGRLCYVSYDPLLFFNEMADVFVHGAKDKDDLFPKSAAMKAVKTKLEDEVSSEDLFRKCVRYTAKKQSYKEGNRNVFINLLANNCNRRGLAKEDTERFCLAKYVDMETEELLSTIRSAYAHASEHAVAKNTRNAQGVFDDVEDFLTDNYELRYNVVSTRMEIREKDSEDDFENLVDRKENSVWRAVNKSGIKCKMSDIRNLLMSDLYPSFNPFIAYFQKLPQWDGYDYIAQLSATVKTDDDVYWLFCFRKWLVAMAASLLDKNTVNHVVPVFCGNQGRGKTRWTVKLLPPELQVYYATASIMEQEKDLLLKLSHRALVNIDELEALKPRDMAKLKKIITQISIDERKAYGRNEESYTRHASLLASSNNEKVLNDPTGSRRFITFLVNDINDAFTIDYLQLYAQIKHLIDSGFRFWFNMEEIEELDNHNEKFRSRSPEEEFLLTYFRKPLPGESALLLSASEILLRISHKTGLNISSSGTNLLGKVLNKHGFESKRLGKGCVYAIYELDLNEVERNNKIMANNLQVVVNEPLITEPELPF, from the coding sequence ATGAAAAGCATTACAGTGTTTTCCGGCTTTAACAAGCCTCTTGGCAATAAAGATATGCGGGAATTTCTGCGGGAAGTGAAGAATGGTCGTTATCGGGCTGAAGTTGAAAAAATTCGTTCGTTAATCAGAGAAGGAGAGGAGGACGAGGCTCAGCGGCTGAAGAAGTTGCTGGCCTCTGTTACTATCTGTGCTTTGTATATTGGCGGGCGGAGAGATGTGAATCTCACCGAGTATTGCGGAATGGTGGTTCTTGATATTGATGATCTTTCACCCGAGGAGGTTATCCGATTAAGGGCTTTGATTGAGGCAGACAGTCATACGTTTGCCTGCTTTGTGAGCCCTGGCGGGTTGGGATTGAAACTCTTAGTCCGTGTTTCCCGCAAAGACGGCTCACTTCCCGATAAGCTCGACGAAATTAAGAGTTTTCATAAGGAGATGTATAATAAGGTGATGCGTTATTATACCGTGATAACGGGAGCTGCTGTCGATGTGTCCGGCAAAGATGTGGGCAGGCTTTGCTATGTGAGCTATGATCCGCTTCTCTTTTTCAATGAAATGGCCGATGTTTTTGTTCACGGTGCAAAAGATAAGGATGATCTCTTTCCAAAGAGCGCTGCAATGAAAGCTGTAAAAACGAAGCTGGAGGATGAAGTCAGTTCGGAAGATCTTTTCCGTAAATGTGTGCGATATACTGCCAAAAAGCAGAGTTACAAGGAAGGAAATCGCAATGTGTTTATTAATTTGCTGGCTAATAATTGCAATAGGAGAGGGCTGGCTAAGGAAGATACGGAGCGTTTCTGCCTGGCCAAGTATGTTGATATGGAAACGGAGGAATTGCTTTCTACCATCCGCAGTGCTTATGCTCATGCTTCGGAGCATGCTGTAGCAAAGAATACCCGGAACGCGCAGGGCGTTTTTGATGACGTGGAAGATTTCCTGACTGATAATTACGAACTTCGCTACAATGTGGTTAGTACGAGGATGGAGATCCGTGAAAAAGATTCGGAAGATGATTTTGAGAATCTGGTGGACAGAAAGGAAAACTCTGTATGGCGAGCGGTCAACAAATCGGGCATTAAATGTAAGATGAGCGATATCCGTAATCTTTTAATGTCCGATTTGTATCCATCTTTTAATCCTTTTATTGCTTATTTTCAGAAACTTCCCCAATGGGATGGCTATGATTACATTGCTCAACTGTCTGCAACAGTGAAAACGGATGATGATGTATACTGGCTTTTTTGCTTTCGGAAATGGCTGGTGGCCATGGCAGCTTCCTTGTTGGATAAAAACACAGTGAATCATGTGGTTCCGGTGTTCTGTGGAAATCAGGGTAGGGGTAAAACCCGCTGGACGGTGAAACTTCTTCCACCCGAGTTACAGGTTTACTATGCCACGGCATCTATTATGGAGCAAGAGAAAGATTTGCTGTTGAAGCTCTCTCACCGTGCCTTGGTCAATATTGATGAGCTTGAGGCTCTCAAACCACGAGACATGGCAAAGCTGAAGAAAATCATCACGCAAATCAGTATCGACGAGCGCAAAGCTTACGGGCGTAACGAGGAGAGCTACACTCGCCATGCGTCTCTGTTAGCTTCCAGCAATAACGAGAAAGTATTGAATGACCCCACCGGTTCGCGTCGTTTTATCACTTTTTTGGTGAATGATATTAATGATGCGTTTACTATTGATTATTTGCAACTGTATGCTCAGATAAAGCATTTAATCGATTCCGGTTTTCGTTTTTGGTTCAACATGGAAGAGATTGAAGAACTGGACAATCACAACGAAAAATTCCGGTCTCGTTCTCCCGAAGAGGAATTTTTACTTACCTATTTTCGTAAGCCATTGCCTGGAGAAAGCGCTCTCCTTTTGTCGGCGAGTGAGATTTTATTGCGAATTTCGCACAAAACGGGCTTGAATATTAGTAGTTCGGGAACAAATCTTCTTGGAAAAGTGCTGAATAAGCATGGATTTGAGTCGAAAAGACTCGGTAAAGGATGCGTTTATGCCATTTATGAGCTCGATTTGAATGAAGTTGAGCGGAATAATAAAATAATGGCCAATAACCTTCAAGTAGTTGTAAATGAGCCTTTAATTACAGAGCCGGAGCTTCCGTTTTAA
- a CDS encoding exopolysaccharide biosynthesis protein, protein MEYLLYLSRFIYRLRWWLITIPVALTLLAIHSTKHLGRTYDTTATVYTGIISGYTIETSSGAGVNLTQQSTTLDNILTLITSQSTLKKVSLKLYAQNMIYGDPNRDNTHIQASTYKELLRITPKEVLKLIDKKDEKKTIANLEAYEKPDPKNFVFGLFYWNHPDYCYSALSEKIKVNRIAGSDMIDIGYSNGDPGIAYNTLKILNEEFIDQYQQLRFGETNSVIKFFEEELARLKKRLETSEDSLTTYSLSKRIINYGEQTKQVAAQNTSYEEKCEEFLLEYHTAKTLINELEKRMDSHAKSLRNNSEFISRMQNITDLTSKITDIETFNDENSLKNKDLNSYKRQLKKAESDFNNFTEKYSNQKYTKEKIAPEEILQQWFEQMLNLEKADAKLKLMESRKGLIDDKYIFFSPIGNTLKRMDRDIGFTENNYMSMLNSLNAARLRQKNLQMTSATLRVINPPVYPLAAESTNRKSIIMTVFFGSILAILGFSLIVELLDRTLRDKVRAERLTSSKVIGAFPGNNIGQYRNFSKVRGQIATKFMCNTILSYLPNSEKKIINLLSTETGDGKSFIGKQLEEYWNSIGLNVKHISWNEDFSKDSREFLLAKSVTDLSNSTDDSDILIVEYPPLKECTIPETLINEAGLNIVITRANKTWKFTDQLLLNQVKKIASPKSPVVICLNKAESNVVESFTGILPPYNKFSKLIYRFSQFGLTASE, encoded by the coding sequence ATGGAATATTTACTTTATCTATCCAGATTTATATATCGATTACGATGGTGGTTAATAACTATACCTGTTGCACTAACATTATTAGCAATACATTCCACCAAACATTTAGGAAGAACGTATGATACTACTGCAACTGTCTATACAGGAATAATATCTGGATATACAATTGAGACGAGTTCTGGAGCGGGCGTAAATCTCACTCAGCAAAGCACTACCTTAGATAACATTTTAACACTTATTACATCCCAAAGTACACTGAAAAAAGTTTCTCTGAAACTTTATGCTCAAAATATGATATATGGAGATCCCAATCGTGACAATACCCACATCCAGGCTTCTACATACAAAGAGCTTCTAAGAATCACCCCAAAAGAAGTACTTAAGCTTATAGATAAAAAGGACGAAAAAAAAACTATCGCGAATTTAGAGGCTTATGAAAAACCAGATCCTAAAAATTTCGTTTTTGGGTTATTCTACTGGAACCATCCGGATTATTGTTATTCAGCATTATCTGAAAAAATAAAAGTAAACAGAATAGCAGGCAGTGATATGATTGACATTGGTTATTCAAATGGTGATCCAGGAATTGCCTATAACACATTGAAAATCTTAAATGAAGAATTTATTGATCAATATCAGCAATTAAGATTCGGAGAAACAAATAGTGTGATTAAGTTCTTTGAAGAAGAATTAGCCCGATTAAAAAAAAGACTAGAAACGTCTGAAGACTCTTTGACAACCTATAGTTTAAGTAAACGAATCATTAATTACGGAGAACAAACTAAACAAGTTGCAGCACAAAACACTTCTTACGAAGAAAAATGTGAAGAATTTCTACTGGAATACCACACAGCAAAGACACTGATAAATGAACTAGAAAAAAGGATGGATAGTCATGCTAAATCTTTACGCAATAACAGTGAATTCATAAGCAGAATGCAGAATATTACAGATTTAACATCAAAGATCACTGATATAGAAACTTTTAATGATGAGAATTCTTTGAAAAATAAAGATTTAAATTCCTATAAAAGGCAACTTAAAAAAGCTGAAAGTGATTTTAATAACTTTACAGAAAAGTATAGTAATCAAAAATACACAAAAGAAAAGATAGCACCGGAAGAGATTTTGCAACAGTGGTTCGAACAAATGCTAAATTTGGAAAAAGCAGATGCAAAACTAAAATTAATGGAATCCAGAAAAGGGCTTATTGATGATAAATACATTTTCTTTTCTCCTATTGGTAATACGCTGAAGCGTATGGATCGTGATATAGGCTTTACTGAGAATAACTACATGTCCATGCTTAACAGTTTAAATGCAGCCCGATTACGACAAAAAAATCTACAAATGACCTCTGCTACTTTACGAGTAATAAATCCACCGGTATATCCATTGGCTGCAGAATCAACTAATAGAAAATCAATCATAATGACAGTTTTCTTTGGTAGTATTCTCGCTATTTTAGGTTTTTCATTAATTGTAGAATTACTTGATAGAACGTTAAGAGATAAAGTCCGTGCCGAAAGATTAACGTCAAGCAAAGTTATCGGAGCTTTCCCAGGAAATAATATTGGCCAATACAGAAACTTTAGCAAAGTCCGTGGCCAGATTGCTACTAAATTTATGTGTAATACAATCCTAAGCTACTTACCAAACAGCGAAAAAAAAATTATTAACCTACTTAGCACAGAAACCGGAGATGGTAAATCCTTTATTGGAAAACAACTGGAAGAGTATTGGAACTCTATTGGACTAAATGTAAAACACATATCCTGGAACGAGGATTTTTCGAAAGATTCGAGAGAGTTTTTGCTGGCAAAATCAGTGACTGATTTAAGTAATTCAACTGATGATTCAGATATCCTTATAGTAGAGTATCCACCGTTAAAGGAATGTACAATTCCTGAAACATTAATCAACGAAGCTGGATTAAATATTGTAATAACAAGAGCCAACAAAACATGGAAATTTACTGATCAACTTCTGTTAAATCAAGTAAAAAAAATAGCTAGCCCCAAATCTCCCGTTGTAATTTGTTTAAATAAAGCAGAAAGTAATGTTGTAGAGAGTTTTACAGGTATTCTTCCTCCATACAATAAATTTAGCAAATTAATATACAGATTTTCTCAGTTTGGATTAACAGCTTCAGAATAA
- a CDS encoding glycosyltransferase family 2 protein, with protein sequence MDGLIIIDTLDTILFFFMALSVGYLFVFAAAGISKRDYSYPLAKKKYRFAILFPAYKEDKVIEQAVHSFLQQEYPKENYDIVVISDKMKDSTNQQLQQLPIDLLIVDFEDSSKAKALNFAMDKLADRKYDMIVILDADNTVQPDFLQQISNGYECGANVIQAHRMAKNLNTSTAILDAVSEEINNSIFRKGHVKLGLSSALIGSGMAFEYKWFKENIKKVSSAGEDKELEMLLLKQRVYIDYMDDLPVYDEKTQKEDAFQNQRRRWLSAQFASLWEALPDLPYAIFSKNIDYCDKIAQWIMLPRVLLIGATGLLSIATTLINWEWSVKWWVLLFVLFLALCMAIPDYLVNKQLKKAIWKIPLLAIMMFFNLFRMKGVNKTFIHTEHGEH encoded by the coding sequence ATGGATGGACTGATCATTATAGACACATTAGATACAATACTCTTTTTCTTCATGGCACTCTCCGTGGGGTATCTTTTCGTGTTTGCAGCTGCGGGCATTTCTAAAAGGGACTACTCCTATCCTCTGGCTAAGAAAAAATACCGTTTCGCTATACTTTTCCCGGCTTACAAAGAAGATAAGGTAATAGAACAGGCCGTACACTCCTTCTTGCAACAAGAGTATCCAAAAGAGAACTATGATATTGTTGTGATCTCTGATAAAATGAAAGACAGCACAAATCAACAACTTCAGCAATTACCCATAGATCTACTGATTGTTGATTTTGAGGACAGTTCAAAAGCAAAAGCACTAAATTTTGCAATGGATAAGCTGGCCGATCGTAAATATGACATGATTGTGATTCTGGATGCAGACAATACCGTTCAACCTGATTTCCTACAGCAAATAAGCAATGGATATGAATGTGGTGCAAACGTTATTCAGGCACATCGCATGGCAAAGAACCTAAATACAAGTACTGCCATTTTAGATGCAGTCAGTGAAGAGATTAACAATTCAATTTTCCGTAAAGGGCATGTAAAACTTGGACTTTCATCCGCTTTAATTGGTTCAGGAATGGCTTTTGAATATAAGTGGTTTAAAGAGAATATTAAAAAAGTATCCTCAGCCGGGGAAGATAAAGAATTGGAAATGTTACTCCTGAAACAAAGAGTCTATATTGATTATATGGACGATCTGCCTGTTTATGATGAGAAAACACAAAAAGAAGACGCTTTTCAAAACCAGCGACGCAGATGGTTGTCCGCACAGTTTGCTTCTTTATGGGAAGCACTACCCGACTTACCTTATGCTATTTTTTCAAAAAACATAGATTATTGTGATAAGATTGCCCAATGGATAATGCTTCCCCGAGTACTTCTGATTGGAGCTACCGGATTACTATCTATAGCTACAACATTAATTAACTGGGAATGGTCTGTAAAATGGTGGGTATTATTATTTGTACTTTTTCTGGCTTTATGCATGGCCATTCCTGATTACCTTGTTAATAAACAGCTAAAGAAAGCAATTTGGAAAATTCCTTTGCTTGCCATTATGATGTTTTTCAACTTATTCAGGATGAAAGGAGTCAATAAAACGTTTATTCACACAGAACATGGTGAACATTAA
- a CDS encoding glycosyltransferase family 2 protein: protein MNNLPELSIITVNYNGLKDTSELIKSLQTYISLSYEIIVVDNASKVNEAALLQEKYPHIITIRSEDNLGFSGGNNLGIHKAKGKYIFLLNNDTFVDGDTFHYLIERLENKPLIGAVSPKIKFAFPPRNIQFAGYLPLTTVTLRNDLIGFGEEDNGQYESPSPTPYCHGAAMMIKKEVIETVGYMPEIYFLYYEELDWCTQITKAGYELWYEPRCTVYHKESQSTGQQSYLRTFYLTRNRLLYAWRNRYGITRWISILYQLLVAAPKNCLIFLLRGRTDLAKAVFKGIIAFIKLEHKLS, encoded by the coding sequence ATGAACAACTTACCTGAACTATCCATTATAACAGTTAATTACAACGGATTGAAAGATACAAGTGAACTGATTAAGTCTCTTCAAACATATATCTCTCTTTCTTATGAAATTATTGTGGTCGATAATGCTTCAAAAGTCAATGAAGCAGCTCTTTTACAGGAAAAGTATCCGCATATTATTACAATAAGGAGTGAAGATAATTTAGGTTTTTCAGGTGGAAATAATTTGGGCATACATAAAGCAAAAGGAAAATATATTTTTTTATTGAATAATGACACTTTTGTTGATGGGGACACCTTTCATTATTTAATTGAAAGACTGGAGAACAAGCCTCTAATTGGAGCTGTTTCGCCAAAGATTAAATTCGCTTTTCCTCCACGTAACATTCAGTTTGCAGGGTACCTTCCGCTTACGACAGTTACTTTGCGTAATGATCTGATTGGCTTTGGAGAAGAGGATAACGGACAATATGAAAGTCCAAGTCCTACCCCTTACTGCCACGGCGCAGCTATGATGATAAAAAAAGAAGTGATTGAAACAGTAGGATATATGCCCGAAATTTATTTTCTTTACTACGAAGAGCTAGATTGGTGTACTCAAATAACAAAAGCGGGATATGAATTGTGGTACGAGCCCCGTTGCACTGTGTATCACAAAGAGAGCCAGAGTACAGGTCAGCAAAGCTATCTGCGCACTTTTTATCTCACCCGCAACAGGCTGTTGTATGCCTGGCGTAACAGATACGGAATCACCCGATGGATCTCTATTTTGTATCAATTGCTCGTTGCTGCTCCAAAGAATTGCCTGATCTTTCTTTTGAGGGGCAGAACAGATTTAGCAAAAGCGGTATTTAAGGGAATAATTGCATTTATAAAATTAGAACACAAACTCAGTTAA
- a CDS encoding nitroreductase family protein — MGLSFKEALLNRRTYYTISSKSLVSDQEIEDIINFAVTHVPSSFNSQSTRVVLLLGENHKKLWSITKETLQKIVPADAFPATEAKIDGAFAAGYGTVLYFEDQTVVKGLQDIFPAYAENFPVWSNHTSAMHQLAIWTMLEEVGFGASLQHYNPLIDGDVAKEWNLPSTWKLVAEMPFGIPTQGPGEKGFNPLDERVKVFK; from the coding sequence ATGGGACTAAGTTTTAAGGAAGCTTTGCTAAATCGCAGAACATATTACACTATCAGTAGCAAATCACTTGTATCCGATCAGGAGATCGAAGATATCATTAACTTCGCCGTTACCCATGTGCCTTCATCTTTCAATTCACAATCAACAAGAGTGGTGCTTTTGCTGGGAGAAAATCATAAAAAATTGTGGAGCATTACCAAAGAAACCCTTCAGAAAATTGTTCCCGCTGATGCTTTTCCTGCTACAGAAGCTAAGATTGACGGAGCTTTTGCCGCCGGTTATGGTACTGTTCTTTACTTTGAAGATCAGACTGTGGTAAAAGGATTACAAGATATTTTTCCTGCTTATGCAGAAAACTTCCCTGTGTGGTCAAACCATACCTCAGCCATGCATCAGCTTGCTATCTGGACAATGCTTGAAGAAGTTGGATTTGGGGCTTCGCTGCAACATTACAATCCGTTGATTGACGGAGACGTTGCCAAGGAATGGAATCTTCCTTCTACATGGAAACTTGTAGCTGAAATGCCGTTCGGTATTCCAACTCAGGGTCCTGGTGAAAAAGGGTTCAATCCACTTGATGAAAGAGTAAAAGTATTCAAATAA
- a CDS encoding DUF4248 domain-containing protein codes for MEEKFKPKSYSKTELSRKYNPHLCDRSAQRTLMNWIEHNKELSKQLICTGFSKMDRLFTPRQVELIVSFLGEP; via the coding sequence ATGGAAGAAAAATTTAAACCAAAGAGCTATTCAAAAACCGAATTGTCAAGGAAATACAATCCACATTTGTGCGATCGCTCGGCTCAGCGAACATTGATGAATTGGATTGAGCACAACAAAGAATTAAGCAAGCAGCTTATCTGTACCGGATTCAGCAAAATGGACCGCTTGTTTACGCCCCGACAAGTAGAGCTGATTGTCTCCTTCCTGGGAGAACCGTAA
- a CDS encoding O-antigen ligase family protein, translating to MQTLLKNITKLIMPRIFVYAGLLLFIVIFYKATMQRGSNVGYIIVSIPFIAVGMFLLLKNPLWSFIILFISNYFIMGVIRYISLPIPISVFMDSIISFMFLALILKTIHVRTEWKRVLNPLTLITLIWFIFCILELINPKITSFADWFTKVRSLAFYPIIMVILVSVILSKYKHVKLLLLVWSVLTLLAAFKGYWQKNHGFDSTELVWLYVGGGAKTHLISTGIRYFSFFSDAGNYGSCMGFSLVVFSISAFYIKNKWLKVYFLIVALSGGYGMAISGTRGALAVPFAGYTIFILLSKKWEFALSSLFILISAFCFLNFTTIGNNNQTIKRMRSSFDTNDASFNVRLENQKNLKERLKNLPFGAGIGFGNTPNVNSPDYEFSVIPSDSWLVRVWIQTGVVGLSLYILLLFAGIISGGYIILFKIKNKELGGILAALLAGVFGMTASAYGNEILGQYPTCYLYFISFAIVFMGKHYDKELEEHEQLT from the coding sequence ATGCAAACATTACTAAAAAATATAACTAAATTAATAATGCCCAGAATATTTGTATATGCAGGCTTATTGCTGTTTATTGTTATATTCTACAAAGCAACTATGCAAAGGGGCTCCAATGTTGGATACATCATTGTCTCCATCCCGTTTATTGCCGTAGGAATGTTTCTATTATTAAAAAATCCTCTATGGAGTTTTATAATTCTCTTTATAAGCAATTATTTTATAATGGGAGTTATCCGATATATCTCACTTCCAATTCCTATAAGTGTGTTTATGGATTCTATTATTTCATTCATGTTTTTAGCACTCATTTTAAAAACAATTCATGTAAGAACAGAATGGAAAAGAGTATTAAATCCTTTAACCTTAATAACTCTCATTTGGTTTATTTTCTGTATATTGGAGCTAATAAATCCCAAAATTACATCATTTGCTGATTGGTTCACTAAAGTCCGTAGTTTGGCTTTTTACCCAATAATTATGGTCATTTTGGTTTCTGTTATACTAAGCAAATATAAACATGTTAAACTTCTGTTATTAGTATGGTCTGTTTTAACCCTTCTAGCAGCATTCAAAGGATACTGGCAAAAAAATCATGGATTTGATTCTACTGAATTAGTTTGGTTATATGTAGGCGGTGGAGCTAAAACACATTTGATAAGCACGGGAATTCGCTATTTTTCTTTTTTCTCTGATGCTGGAAACTACGGTTCATGCATGGGCTTTTCACTGGTGGTATTTTCCATATCTGCTTTTTATATAAAAAACAAATGGCTCAAGGTTTATTTTCTCATTGTAGCACTCTCAGGAGGATACGGAATGGCTATTTCGGGAACCCGTGGAGCATTAGCCGTCCCGTTTGCAGGATATACCATTTTCATCCTTCTATCCAAGAAATGGGAATTTGCTTTATCTTCTTTATTTATACTCATATCTGCTTTTTGTTTTCTTAATTTTACTACTATTGGAAATAACAACCAAACAATAAAAAGAATGCGTTCTAGTTTCGATACAAATGATGCCTCTTTTAATGTAAGATTAGAAAATCAAAAGAATTTAAAAGAACGCTTGAAAAATCTCCCGTTCGGCGCAGGTATAGGATTCGGCAATACCCCCAATGTGAATAGCCCCGATTATGAATTTTCAGTAATTCCTAGTGACTCATGGCTTGTAAGAGTATGGATACAAACCGGAGTGGTTGGATTATCCTTATATATTCTACTCCTATTTGCTGGCATTATATCGGGTGGATATATTATTCTTTTCAAAATAAAGAATAAAGAATTAGGAGGAATATTGGCAGCTTTACTTGCAGGAGTATTTGGTATGACAGCTTCCGCCTATGGAAATGAAATATTAGGGCAATACCCCACTTGTTATCTCTATTTTATAAGCTTCGCCATTGTCTTTATGGGAAAACATTACGACAAAGAATTAGAAGAGCATGAACAACTTACCTGA
- a CDS encoding acyltransferase, which translates to MNTQQLKTKLDQHPTIKHLMLNFIMHPVKTRPQWWIRLFQFTYLKRGKGSVIYRSVRKDLPPFNKFILGKYSVIEDYTCLNNAVGDIIIGDYCRIGLSNTVIGPIEIGDRVNISQNVVLIGLDHVYMNVEKTLIEQGVTISRITIGKDTTIGANTVVLSGVTIGEHCFVGAGSVVTKDIPSYSICVGNPAKIIKQYDFDRKEWIRIKS; encoded by the coding sequence ATGAATACCCAACAACTAAAAACAAAGTTAGATCAACATCCAACCATAAAACATTTAATGCTTAATTTTATTATGCACCCGGTTAAAACTCGTCCGCAATGGTGGATACGTCTGTTTCAATTTACCTATTTAAAAAGAGGGAAAGGGTCGGTAATATACCGAAGTGTACGGAAGGATCTTCCTCCATTTAATAAATTTATATTAGGTAAATATTCCGTTATTGAAGATTATACTTGTTTAAACAATGCTGTTGGAGATATTATTATAGGTGACTATTGTCGGATAGGTCTTAGTAATACTGTTATAGGGCCTATAGAAATAGGAGATCGAGTTAATATCTCACAAAATGTAGTGCTTATAGGCTTAGACCATGTATATATGAATGTAGAAAAAACTTTAATTGAACAAGGAGTAACTATATCCAGAATCACTATTGGTAAAGATACCACCATTGGAGCTAATACAGTTGTTCTTTCGGGAGTTACTATTGGAGAGCATTGCTTTGTAGGAGCTGGTTCTGTTGTAACCAAAGATATCCCATCATATTCAATTTGCGTTGGCAATCCCGCAAAAATTATCAAGCAATATGATTTTGATAGAAAAGAATGGATTAGAATAAAAAGCTAA
- a CDS encoding N-acetylmuramoyl-L-alanine amidase — MRVINLIVIHCSATREDKTFTERDVDAAHRARGFRCAGYHFYIRKDGAIKSMRPLQEEGAHVLGYNAHSIGICYEGGLDRNDKPADTRTPEQKHSMRVLVLTLLRDFPACRVTGHRDLSPDRNGDGVIESFEWVKFCPCFEVKEMGLGN, encoded by the coding sequence ATGAGAGTCATTAATCTGATTGTGATCCACTGTTCCGCCACCCGTGAGGATAAAACCTTTACGGAGCGCGATGTGGATGCCGCTCACCGGGCAAGAGGTTTTCGCTGTGCCGGTTATCATTTCTACATTCGCAAAGACGGAGCCATAAAATCCATGCGTCCGCTACAAGAAGAAGGCGCGCACGTCCTGGGCTATAACGCCCACAGCATTGGCATCTGTTACGAAGGCGGACTGGACAGGAACGATAAACCCGCAGACACCCGAACACCGGAACAAAAACATTCCATGCGAGTACTGGTGCTTACTCTGCTAAGAGACTTCCCCGCTTGCCGGGTAACAGGTCACCGTGATCTTAGTCCTGACCGCAATGGTGATGGGGTGATTGAATCTTTTGAGTGGGTGAAGTTTTGTCCTTGCTTTGAGGTGAAAGAAATGGGACTGGGTAATTAA